The Candidatus Bathyarchaeota archaeon genome has a segment encoding these proteins:
- a CDS encoding coenzyme F420-0:L-glutamate ligase, which translates to MVKYKALAIKTGYWKPKEDYHAKIAKALAGRVLDGDFVVISEKAVSTAQGNIIDEAQVKPSLSAKFLARVWMQLVWGYFLGALCHFGPRLIRRLREYPIESGGKHKQVILQYAGLFQALLFGSEGGIDGSNLPYSYVSMPLKNPQETAEQIRGYIQATLNRRVCIIIVDTDKTYLFRNFYFTPLPHAVKGIPAFGGLFTYLVGRVLRFKKSSTPLAVAGCRFHAGESLKIANIADHVRGAGSGATVWDMAARFGVEVSGVSYDMLANVKHKPVVIVRKTPR; encoded by the coding sequence ATGGTAAAGTATAAAGCTCTGGCAATAAAGACAGGCTACTGGAAACCCAAAGAGGACTACCACGCCAAAATCGCCAAAGCCCTTGCGGGCAGGGTTTTGGATGGCGACTTCGTGGTGATTTCTGAAAAAGCAGTTTCCACAGCACAGGGCAACATAATTGATGAGGCTCAGGTTAAGCCAAGTTTAAGTGCCAAATTTTTAGCGCGGGTTTGGATGCAGCTGGTTTGGGGTTACTTTTTGGGTGCGCTGTGCCATTTTGGACCAAGACTCATCAGGCGACTCCGCGAGTACCCCATAGAATCAGGCGGCAAGCACAAGCAGGTAATCTTGCAGTACGCGGGGCTCTTTCAGGCTTTGCTGTTCGGGTCGGAAGGCGGCATCGACGGCTCCAATCTGCCCTACTCATACGTGAGTATGCCCCTAAAGAACCCTCAAGAAACCGCCGAACAAATCCGCGGGTACATTCAAGCTACCCTAAATCGGCGCGTCTGCATAATTATCGTTGACACAGACAAAACTTATCTTTTCCGAAATTTTTACTTCACTCCGTTGCCCCACGCCGTCAAAGGCATCCCCGCCTTCGGTGGTTTATTTACTTATCTTGTTGGCAGGGTACTTAGGTTCAAGAAGAGTTCTACACCGCTTGCAGTTGCTGGCTGCAGGTTTCATGCTGGTGAATCCTTAAAAATCGCTAACATCGCTGACCATGTACGGGGGGCTGGTTCGGGTGCAACTGTTTGGGATATGGCGGCTCGTTTTGGCGTGGAGGTTAGTGGTGTCAGTTATGATATGC